Below is a window of Rhea pennata isolate bPtePen1 chromosome 2, bPtePen1.pri, whole genome shotgun sequence DNA.
ctttttcaaaatgcaacGAAGTAGTAATTTGGTCTTGTTCTGTATatgaaaagttttttctttagCATATCAGATGCAAAATATAGTTGGAATCCAAGTCTGCATGCATTCCTGACCAAAACAAGCTCAGTGTCCAGCAAAGCAAACTATGAAAGTTCAAAAGGGAAGTCTGCCTGTTCTACTGGTTACAGCTGTTTACTTGAAACAAGCATTGAAccagctttaaaaacattataCCAGCATGgacatttgtttaaataaactTTCAATTTTGGTATTGATTTGTTTGAATAATTACACTTAAATTACAATGATTCCTGTTTGTGTTCACTTATATAAAAATGCAAGCTTTGCTTAATGCTTTACACCAGTTCCAAGGATTTACTTACTACGGTATCCTGTGTTACCTTATTGTATCTTGTATTACCTCAGGATACTCAGTTAGTGATTTTTAACTCCATGATCTCCCAATGCAAGTGAAGTATTTAGCCCTAGATACAAACACACAAATGTTTCATTGTATTCTTTAATATAAAAGCAGAAGGAGCCTCAATTGAATACAACATAGCTGGCTTCAACTTGTATTGAAGTGCTTCACACTGTAAAGGCTTACAACATAGTTCAGTATTTGATATTGAGTGAAcgaaaaaacaaatcaatgtAACAGGAAGAGCTGAACTAAAGTAAATTATGTTGAaagagcttttctctttttgcgAGGTGGTTTCCTTATCTTATTTGGATTTGGAACAAGCTTCTTGATTTTCAAAGGCTGCAAAACTACATTTGAAAAACCAGGCTGATTGCTTTCAGTACGCTTCCGCTTCTGGCTTGTAAGCTCTTCCCCCAGTGTTTCTGCAAGCTGCTCAGGATCTTGAATTTCTGAAGAATCTGAATGTACATCTGCCACAGATTGTTCAGTGCCATACTGAATCCATGGCAATTCCAAAGCAGGTATCTTTGGAATTATTGCTTCTACTACCTCAGTGAATTTATCAGACTGCCTTTTAAAGCCTAGTGCTAAAACAGAGGTTAAGCCAAGAAGTGGTGCAATTGTTTCGCTGAGACGGGGAACCTGGCCTGCTGGTGTTGCTCGACTTGCACTCAGGTGAATAAGATGTGATGTAATCATGTCAGGTTTTGCAGATTTACACACCAGCAGGAGaataagttcatttttttccaaagcttttgtAACTTCATTAATTCCAATGGCAAGCTGCCTTCTGATATTTAAGTCAGTCCACCCTGGTTGTTGTTGAttgccttctgtttccttttctttagggAGTTCACTGTCGGTACTATCACACTTtccttccatttgtttttttgtaatggaacgtcttttctttcttggagtCTCAATCTTTTTAAGTCCAATATGTTTAATCCTTTCTTCTAGAGTATGTAGTATAAAATGCATATCATCTCCATCTATGGTTTTCCACTGAATAACATAGGGGTCAtctaaacatatttttacattgattttctttgctttacgGAGCGATGCGGTTCCACGCTGAATTACAGGCATCCTGATATTCTTTTGTGGTTTGCTACCTTAGCtgtaaagggaagaaaaaggtaaacAGTTGTTCAAATACTGTAATGTTTGCTGTGGACATCATTATCAGATGTTTCTCCTGGGGGCCCAGCAGAGCAAGGTCAGATCTCAAAGTGATTCTGGCAACTATCACCCTCTTGACATTAGTCCTGTGCTAATCCTTAAAAAGAGATCCTGCACAATGCACAGAGTACCAGTCTTCACAAGTTAcatactatgttttttttttttttttaattaatagacTTTGAGAGCAAGGCATCACTGATGTCCAGAGGCCCTTCTAAAGCTGAACAAAAGCAAcaggtaaaaataaagatgaaaaaaaaaaagagagagatgaaggaactgcttattttcactgttgcatatctgcattttataattattttcctatgaccccacatgaaaaaaaaaatgcagaatgaaaataCGAACAAGTTCTAAGTTCCcgaattaaactttttttttttaacttcaatttGCCGTTTCATTCTTCACATCGTAATTGTTTTTAAGATTTGTCTGCATTCTGGAGTCGTGACAGAGGCCTGCAGCCGAACTCCCGTTTTCCGCGACGAAAGGCGGTTCCTGGCAGGCCTCCGGACCTTCCGCTCCTGCGGCACCTCGACCATGCCCACAGCGGTGACGAAGACGAGACGGGAGGGCGGCCGCGGGGTCACGGAGCGGAGCAGCGACGCGGCCGCCTGCGACAAACGAGGCGGCCGcgagagccgccgccgcgcgccgctccCTTGCGCCCTCCCGGCGGGCACTACCGAGGGAAGCTCGCAGCGCGCTGCCCCCCCGAACGAGCCGCAGAGGCCGCTTAAGTTTCTCCAGACCCCCTCGCTCCCGGCGAAATACGCGAGCGGCTCCTGCTTCCGCCCCAATCTCCGACCCCAGAGCCGCgagggccgcgccgccgccgccacgcgggccgctcccgcccgcggggctccgccggccgccagcgggcgctgccgccgccgccgcgcagcagCCGCCCGGCACCAGGCCGCGCCCGACCTCGCGGCTcgcagccggcgccgcgcggccccctctgccctccccgcccgcccgcgcagCGAGCCCTACctcggcggcgccccgcgcggcctctccgcgccgcccgcccgcggcggcagccTCGAGCCCGACAGcgcccagcgcagcgcagcgcagcgtAGCGCAGCTCcggcccgcgcagcgccgcccccgccccgc
It encodes the following:
- the RPP38 gene encoding ribonuclease P protein subunit p38: MPVIQRGTASLRKAKKINVKICLDDPYVIQWKTIDGDDMHFILHTLEERIKHIGLKKIETPRKKRRSITKKQMEGKCDSTDSELPKEKETEGNQQQPGWTDLNIRRQLAIGINEVTKALEKNELILLLVCKSAKPDMITSHLIHLSASRATPAGQVPRLSETIAPLLGLTSVLALGFKRQSDKFTEVVEAIIPKIPALELPWIQYGTEQSVADVHSDSSEIQDPEQLAETLGEELTSQKRKRTESNQPGFSNVVLQPLKIKKLVPNPNKIRKPPRKKRKALST